From Ananas comosus cultivar F153 linkage group 2, ASM154086v1, whole genome shotgun sequence:
cttcttaatTGAGAGAAGGGTTGATCTGGTGGAACCTATGCCTTTTCCTGTATTTGATCAGCAAAACGTTGTTGAAATTGACGATTCCGAGGATAAAATTGCTGCGGAATCGAAGGGAGATTCAGCTGAAGCAGATGCGCAAGGATATAGCGAAGCTTCTGGAGAGTGGGCAGGAGGCGACCGCTCGGATAAGGGTATGATGCATTTCCTCGTTAGCATTATAAAGCATAAAAAAGGAACGCTTTATATCATTTTGATGAATTTGTTTGGATTGATCATCGTCAATGGTTCATAAGATTGGACGCACGTGTACATAATATGAAACAGCTTAGATCTTTAGCAGGATTGATTTTATCTGTTATTGCTTGCAGGTGGAACATATAATCAGGGAGGAGAACATGATGGCGGCACAGGAGATTCTTGAATTGTTTTGTGAACTCATTGCTGTTCGGCTTCCCATAATTGAAACACAAAAGTAATCTAATAACAAATTTGGTTCTTCCCACTATCTTTCATGTTTTGCTAATGTCTTCTCAGTTGAttatggtcattttatcatccaAATATGTACTGTCActatatcataattttttgctaattttatCACATCGGATAATCAATAGGAAAACTTCATCTTGGTTATCCGAATATTTTGAGTATATTAACATTTTCATCAAACTGAAAGGGTGTTATTGCAACAAAGTGCTAAGGTACCATATTCTAGGATAAAATGTACATTACAAGTTTGAGGAACCCTTGTGCATTCTATCGTTAAGTCTTATATACCATATTGTAGAACGAAGAGGATAAATTTCTACCCAAGTTTTTGGATAGTAGTTTTAAGGAGCATGCGAAGCTTTAGTTATCTTATTTTACTGGAGTCGCAGATTTGTAGGAATCACTTCTACCATGGGAAACAATATCTTAggtgttaaaaaaatatcttaaatctTACCAAGTAgcctatttttttcttttgctatgACTTGTGAACGAAGTATCAGATAGTCCCATTCTAATGAACCCAACAATGGCTCTTGGGACTTGTCAGTGGTCTTAGTTTTAATCTTCCTTTTGGTAAATTTGGTGTGCGAAAAATATCTAAATTGCACGAGCATTACTAATCACTGATCCctaatttttcttctatttgttgAGTTCGGTAACATTCACATAATTTTTCTCCCCTGATGAACTGAAAATTTATCATTATGTCCCTAAGTTTTTGTTCGCATACTCGCTTTATTTGCATCCATCATGACGTCTTTTGGTAGGTATTATGATTTTGCCCACCTTGCATTTCATCGTCTTCATCTGGGTTTTTGTGTTAATCTTTGAAGTTCTTACTGACATCCTCCTATATACATCCATCTGCATGTTTCACCGTGTCCAAAACCAGTTTTACCGGATAATACAATCGGTTGCATGTATTCTGCCTCTGAATATTGTTATTCAgagcttgtttttgcttataATTTGTTTTGCAAGGTCATGAGCACATCAGTATCTCCTCTTGTTTGGTCAGACATTCAGTAGGTAGGGAATTTTGTAATTCTTTAAATCCTTTTGGTTGACCTAacataaattatgtttaaatttgTGGTCAAATACAAGTTCAGATAAGAGAGTGGCATGCTTTGAAATAGTCAGACAGCAAATAAATTTTCGTCTGCTTGCTTATAGATTTTGATCGATCCTGTTTATTTGATGCATTATTCTGATGTTCTAACCTATCAAATCATTTCAATAAATCACTTTCATAAGGCCAAATATGGATAATTTATCAAATCATTTTCTGTCTCTTTGTTCAGAGAATGCCCTCTAGACCTTAAAGAAGCAATATCCAGCATCTGTTTTGCTGCACCGAGATGTGCGGATCTTCCTGAACTTCAGCAAGTCCAGATGCTATTCGCTGCCAAATATGGCAAGGAATTTGTTACAGCTGCCACCGAACTTTTGCCAGATTGTGGAGTCAATCGCCAGGTTACAAGAACTTTCAATCATTAGTAATTTTTTAGGAGTAAAACGTATGGATGGTCCCTGCGCAATCCAAAATATTGTGTAGTGTCCCTGAAACACTTTAGTTTTGAACTTTCTCATATGTTGCTATTTCATTCGTGACCACAAAGGAAATCTAAAATTTCTCATTTAGAAGGGTCATCTTACCCCTCTTCAATGGCTTCCTTATTTTGGTGTGCTGAAGAAAATCACATATTGTCGACTATGTAGTGTCCAGGGATGGAATTCCAACATGTCAGAAAGTTCAGGAGTAAAGTGTTTAGTTAATAGTTTTGAGGATCATCCACACATTTTAAACTATTCTGATTCATTACCTCAAGTAACAGCCATATTTAATTCCTGGGAACTCCACTGTGCAGATAATTGAATTATTGTCGGTTCGTGCACCTTCTGTGGAAGCAAAATTGAAATTACTGAAGGAGATAGCCGAAGAGCACGAATTAGATTGGGACCCATCAGCCACAGAAACGGAATTTCTTAAACCCCATGAAGATCTCTTGGTAAGTTTGAAGCCATCGGGTGTCGTATATAGTTcagatttttcattttctgattaaatttgtttcttttctatAGAATGGACCGACTCAATTTACCAATGGTTCCACATTGTCGCTGCCCAAAGAGAAACATGAAGATACATTAGCTCCCAAAACTATGGATGAGTCGCATGATGAACCCGATTCAGATGTGGGCTTTGATTCGTTAGATTTGCCTGAGGTTCCAAAAGTTTTAGTCCAACCAAATTCTGACATTCAATCTGCTCAAAAAATGGCTCCGCATTTTCCTGCCTCTCCTTCAGTGGATTCTGAGCTTGGCCATGAGGTCTCTGGATCTACTCAATTTGGTGGAGATTTTGGAAATGAAAACAAACAGTTCATCCCTTTCATGTCTCCCCCATCATTTTCTTCAGCCCCTATCAAGCAAATAAATCCAGAACCATGGTCACCACCGTATTCATCTCCTTCAACAAAGCAAAGTGAGCCAGAATCTTCACCGCCATCATTTTCTTCTATATCTCAGACCCCAAAGCTAAGCGAGCCATTTGATCCAACTTCCttgaaagaaaaagggaaacaaGCTTCATCTCCTTCTCGAACTAAGAGTGGGGCCAATGTAGACTTGCAAGATGTATTGGCTGCTGCACGCACGGCTGCTGAGACCGCTGAACGAGCTGCAACAGCTGCTCGTGCTGCTGCGAATCTTGCACAGATTAGAATCTCCGATCTTGTAGCAAAGAGACACACAGGGGTTTCTGATGGTCAAGATGGTGAACTCCAGAGTGAGTATTCTCATCGAGTGGAGAAGATGGAGAAACCAGTATTTGACAAACAAGATTCATTTTCCCATGTTGAAGGTGATGCTGATTACAAACTGAAGTTGCACGACGTGCCAGAGATCACAAGCGAATCATTTAGTCCAAAGGAGCAAGTGTCTGAGTTCCATCCATCTCATGCCCCGCAACGACTGGGATCTTTGGAGGATGACCCCTATTTCTCCTACCCCAACCTCTTTACATCTCAAGGATCCAAACCTTGATTCAGTGTATTCTCACATGGGGTAGAAATCAAGGGCCCTCTCATTTATAAAGAGATTGAAGAACGCCATTTATGTTTGCATTTGCACTTGTTTCAAGCAGCCCTACCTGCGGTGTGGAGATTCACAAGTATGAGTTCTATACCTATTACGTAATCTGCTGCTGTTAAAATTATAGTTTGTGCTTGTGGATGCGTtatctcttatatatattttgtaaatttatgaCCTGATAGCTAGACCTTCTCTTTGGATGTAATGAATGCAAATAAATTACATAGAACGGTTTTGCTTTCCTCCCGTGGTTCTGCTGATGTTCCTACAATTGCGAATACTTTCCAAGCTGTAGTTCATACCTGTCTTTGGAACTACTGATATGATACGAAAATTTGAATATGACGGCCTCTTGGGCTCACATATTCCGCTCAGTGGACGATCCACAGAGTATTTTGGGTTTGCCGGAGGGATGTTAAGTTACAATATCAACAAATTCAGGAGAAATAGCCCATCAGGTTATACGAGTAAAGACGAGGAAAGGAACCGTCCTCGTTTACTTGAAATTCATAATCTAATACACGTGTTTTAACTGGTTAGTTCCCCTGGCGGACCCAGTCACAATTAACATAACATTGACCGCAAACGTTGGAATGAGAGAAACGAATACGACCGGGCAAAGTTCTAAAAGCTCTGGTACAACAAAATATTTGAAGAGCTAACCCGCAGAGAGAGTAGAAACAGCCTATCATCCTCGTGCATTATTTTTTCCAAGCTAACATTATCCCCTATCTCAGAAAGGTTAAATTACTGGAAGATGACGAAGTATATCAACTTTTTCTCAGCTGAATAACTGACTGACTGCAATTCCAGTACATGAATGCTGACCTGTTCAACACCCTGCTCGAACAACCCTTTTTTCATGCATGGATTCTCAAGTACCGTAAAAAGGATGCCTTGGACCAGTCAAATCAGTTTACTGAATTTCCCTTTGTGATCTCAGCAGCGGTTATTATCCTGGAAAACATGAATATATAAGCAGATCTTTCAATACACTGTCGGGTAAATCATGTCACACCTTCGGCTTGGTATGTGGCTGTATAAGCCCATAGGATTTGAAATCTTCCTGCTCATCCGATTAGTGAGGGAATCATTTCTGGAACAACTGGTTCTGTATGTGTTGCTACCGGCTATGCACATCTAGGAGCTTTCATCAGAAGGGCAGCCATCTGAAGTGTCATCAAGAATATCCCCGCAGCTCTCCTGATGGCTACCTGAAACAATCACTGATGGGGAAGACTTCTTGTCGACATTATTGCAGGTGTTTGAGTTGTAGTTCTTTCCCCTCCACACTACAATTTGCTCCTTGTCAAATGTCACAAGAATGCAAGGAACCAGGTCCTGTATTCATACATGCATTAAACAAAAtccatcaatttttttagtaaaaagaaattttgttcCCATTTattacggaaaaaaaaaaaacactaattcACAATCGAAAAGTATCAAGAGCacaaaaatttatcaattttcgaggatgaaaaaaaaaattgagtaaaGACCAATAAGCTCTTACTTCACCATATATACTTACCCTGAGCTTAACGCCGATCTTCTTATAGTCACTTATTGGCAGTCCCTTGCAGTCTATTCGGACGAGCTCATCAGTTAAAAAAGCATCCCGAACCATCGGTACCAGACTAGCATAATATCCGTTCTTGGCTGCACGATCAGATCAAACAACTAATGACTATTTATTCAATAAAGATATAGATTATATAGAAGTTGGAATTAGTTTTACCAAGCTTCGTCAAGACAGGAACAGCAAGGCCTTTCTTCCTCATTTCCTTCGTCTCCTCAATAGTTAGACCCTCAATAGTAGTTCTAATCAACCTCGGATAGATTGGGTCATGAGGTTTCCACAACATTAAAGGAATTACAGGCCTTTTCTTCGGATTGTAGTGCCTTCCTCTATACAGAATGATCTGACCGCCATGCCTGTGGATGATTAGACCGCCAGTCCTTTCCTGAAAGCATGTGTGCTGATTTCCAGTTATGAAGCACGTGACAAAAGCGTAGAAGGAGCATACAAATGCATAgccaatagaaaataatataactaataAAAGCATGAAGTTAAGAGGAGCAACCTAATTTAAACAACAAGCTATAATTGGTGATCTAATTTCGTTTTAAGAATCACAAGAATAATGCATCTTCTATCTCATTGAACCCAAACAACACCTTCTTTTGAAGGTAAGAAAGGCATGGATGCAGCAAGATGATCGATATgaaaattatgaagaaaatagAATGCTTCAATAACATAGAGGTCAGGATAATGAACTCAGTTTTTAACAAGCAGGCAACTTTCACGACTGAGTTCCTATAACTGTGGAGCTTCCATTCATGAGGGATTAGGACAGATCTTCTTTGCGTTCTATTTGGCTCAGCAAATTAACACTATTGTACTAAGATTCACACATCCTGTTCCAGGAAAATAAACCACGCAAAAAATGACAGTAACATATACTTCATGCGATCCTTCCGTATAATAGCATGCACAGGCATATGCAAGGTGGGCTACCTCAAGCTGGGTGCAGACATTTTGCATATCAACTGTTGGCACTCCAAGACATTTTATCCTCACAACTTCAGCACTTTTCCAATTATTGTGAATGTCATTCAACATGTTGTGTGTGAGGCCATCTCTCCctgagaaaagaaaaggcaatgGCTAATTTATAAATATCTGCAATAAATTAACTGCAA
This genomic window contains:
- the LOC109705475 gene encoding IST1-like protein — encoded protein: MSMLDSFFSKGAFKGSKCKTLLKLTIPRIKLLRNRREIQLKQMRKDIAKLLESGQEATARIRVEHIIREENMMAAQEILELFCELIAVRLPIIETQKECPLDLKEAISSICFAAPRCADLPELQQVQMLFAAKYGKEFVTAATELLPDCGVNRQIIELLSVRAPSVEAKLKLLKEIAEEHELDWDPSATETEFLKPHEDLLNGPTQFTNGSTLSLPKEKHEDTLAPKTMDESHDEPDSDVGFDSLDLPEVPKVLVQPNSDIQSAQKMAPHFPASPSVDSELGHEVSGSTQFGGDFGNENKQFIPFMSPPSFSSAPIKQINPEPWSPPYSSPSTKQSEPESSPPSFSSISQTPKLSEPFDPTSLKEKGKQASSPSRTKSGANVDLQDVLAAARTAAETAERAATAARAAANLAQIRISDLVAKRHTGVSDGQDGELQSEYSHRVEKMEKPVFDKQDSFSHVEGDADYKLKLHDVPEITSESFSPKEQVSEFHPSHAPQRLGSLEDDPYFSYPNLFTSQGSKP
- the LOC109705484 gene encoding CRS2-associated factor 1, mitochondrial (The sequence of the model RefSeq protein was modified relative to this genomic sequence to represent the inferred CDS: added 73 bases not found in genome assembly), producing MLVPPLSRQNQTLASSLLLLFLSRRLISSSPLPLSSRLRDRYGFVPPPSLLPPNPNPSSHDSDLSTTSKKKKPPYKPPSSLDRTGLKPVHSDLPFDFRFSYTESDPSVKPIGLREPKYSPFGPGRLDRVWTGVAAPAVDPTLRSVDGDEPGAAVDSEKARKMRERILGAPLSPPERKFLIDKCQKNRTKRQVNLGRDGLTHNMLNDIHNNWKSAEVVRIKCLGVPTVDMQNVCTQLEERTGGLIIHRHGGQIILYRGRHYNPKKRPVIPLMLWKPHDPIYPRLIRTTIEGLTIEETKEMRKKGLAVPVLTKLAKNGYYASLVPMVRDAFLTDELVRIDCKGLPISDYKKIGVKLRDLVPCILVTFDKEQIVVWRGKNYNSNTCNNVDKKSSPSVIVSGSHQESCGDILDDTSDGCPSDESS